Proteins from a genomic interval of Balaenoptera acutorostrata chromosome 21, mBalAcu1.1, whole genome shotgun sequence:
- the SMIM18 gene encoding small integral membrane protein 18, producing MASQSSSFWNETTTSVYQYLGFQVQKIYPFHDNWNTACFVILLLFIFTVVSLVVLAFLYEVLDCCCCVKNKTVKDLKNEPNPLRSMMDNIRKRETEVV from the coding sequence ATGGCCTCCCAGAGCTCCAGCTTCTGGAATGAAACGACTACATCTGTTTATCAGTACCTTGGTTTTCAAGTTCAAAAAATTTACCCTTTCCATGATAACTGGAACACTGCCTGCTTTGTCattctgcttttatttatatttacagtgGTATCTTTAGTGGTGCTGGCTTTCCTTTATGAAGTGCTTGACTGCTGCTGCtgtgtaaaaaacaaaactgtgaaaGACTTGAAAAATGAACCGAACCCTCTTAGAAGTATGATGGACAACATCAGAAAACGTGAAACTGAAGTGGTCTAG